The genomic interval GATCAAATTCTTTATAACCGGGAAAATGTGGTTTTAAGAGAAATGTTTCGAAGAACCAGGTGGTGTGTCCGAGGTGCCATTTCGGCGGACTAACGTCCACGACAGGCTGCACTACATAGTCTTCCGTTTTCAAAGGTGCGCAGATATGCATGGATCTTTTCCGCACGGTGTTAAAATCATTTTTCAATTGCATATACTGGTGGTTAGTGATGCAGTAAATATTCCTTTAAGTCTGATATAGAGGTAATATGCAGATCTGCTGCCTGTTGCCTGCGCATCATCAGTGCATATGTGTTATTAAACCCTATAGGGGGCAGCCACCTGATGTGGTACCTTTGCATAAATTCTTCCGAAACATAGTCAAATACTTTTTGTTTGTCGCTGATCAATGTCTCAACGACGGACTTGTCTGCCTGCAGGATGACCAGTAAACCGGTGCCGGAATATTCCGGGTAAAGATCTATCTGACCATTGGTAAGCGCTTCAAAACATATTTTAGTGCCTCCCAGCCCTGTCCTGGTGATGGCTTCCAGTTCTGTGTACCCGTTCACCAGTAGTTTGTACATATTGGCAAGGATATAACCATCCCCGAATATCTTAGCGCCGATTACTACAGTACCCTTATTACCATGTTTCGCTGGCTGTAATAAACCTTTAGCTTTTAAAAATGCACTCGCTACAGCTGCCGGATCCTGTTTCAGGTGATCGACCCTGTAGTTCAGCTCAGTCATTACACTATCATTAATTATACCAGATAGTTTATTCAGCGCAGGAGCCAGTTCCGGGTACTTATCAAGCGTTTCCTGGCGCACGATCGGCGCTGCATAATAGGGTGGGAAAATATGTTTGTCGTCTGTAAGTGCCTGAAGGTCAAATGCTTTCACCCTGCCATCTGTCGTACTGCCACTAATGACATCCAGGGTCTTTTCATAGGCCGCTTTGTACATGATCATGTCACTGATCACAACCGTGCGCATGTTCAGCCCATATACCTGTTTCAGTCCCAGGTTGCCATCTTTCCGGCCCATGAATTCCGGGGTGAATCCCGCTACCAGGCTGCTTCCATAGGCCGCCGGCAACAGGTAAAAAGAAGAGAGTACTACCAGCAGGAAGGGTAGGAGGTACAGTGCCGTTTTGACCTTTCCCGTTTTTAGTTTTTGGAGACGGGCTATAGCCCAGTCAAAGAGGATAGCCAGCAAGGCTGCCGGAATGGCACCTGCCAGTATCATATTGGTATTGTTGAGGGCAATACCTCCAAAAATGAATTCGCCCAGTCCTCCGGCAGCTATATACGCTGCCAGCGTGGCCACTCCCACATTGATAACGGTGGCTGTTCTGACGCCGGCCAGTAATACCGGCATGGCCAATGGCAATTGTACCTTGTAAAGCAACTGCCTTTTGCTCATTCCCATTCCTGTAGCCGCATCGACAACGACCGGATCGACCTGGAGAATACCGGTATAGGTATTCCTGATAATGGGCAGCAAGGCATACAGGAATAAAGCCACAATCGCTGGCTTGGCGCCTATGCCGAGCAGGGGTATCATAAACCCCAACAAGGCAATGCTTGGAATGGTCTGCAACACGCCCGCAATACCGAGTACGATACCTGCCAGCTTTTTCTGCCGGGTAATGAGAATGCCTAGCGGCACGCCTATGATCACTGCAATGAAAAGAGAAATAAATGTAAGCCCGATATGTTGCAAGGTTTGCTCCAGCAGTTTGCCGGCCTGTTGTTGCACAAATTCAGGAAAGCCTGCTTGATCTTCCATGTCCGCTGACAGTTTGCTTGTATTGAGTAAAGGCCTGCATCAATTCGCTGGTGTCAACGCGAACGAGCTTATCTTCAAATGCGATGCTAACGGGAGCAGACAGCGTAGTCATCTGCTGGAGCGCATTCCAGCAGGAATCTTCTCCCTTCAGTACCGGTATATGGTCTTCCGTTGGTGCAGCGTTATTGAGCCATTGGCTGATGTCTGCCAGCCGGAGTGCATTGAGCTCAAGTAAAAAACGTTGTTCCCGGAAGAAGCTGCTGACGAAATCATTTGCCGGCTTGAACAATAGTTCTGCCGGCGTACCGGTTTGTTGAATGGCGCCCTTGTCCATAAGGCAGATGCGGTTGCCGAGTTCAAATGCTTCCTGTACATCATGTGTCACCATGATCACCGTTTTGTTGTGGATCTCATCCAGTGATCTGAATTCTCTTCTCACACTGGTTCGTGTTACAGGATCGAGTGCCCCGAATGGCTCGTCCATCAATAACACCGGCGGATCGGCGGCCAATGCCCTTGCCAGTCCCACGCGCTGCTGTTGTCCGCCGCTCAGTTGCTGCGGGTATACATGATAATGATCCGCAACAGACAGGTGCAGCTTTTCCATCAGCGTCCGTGTCCGCTCTTCTATACGTTTTTTATCCCATTTGAGTAAAGCAGGGACAATACCGATGTTTTCTGCCACTGTATAGTGCGGGAACAAGCCGTTATCCTGCAGCACGTACCCGATATTCCGTCGTAGTGATTCAATTTGTTGTGTATTTACCGATTCTCCATTCACAGAGATCTGCCCACTGTCCGGCGTAAGCAGCCGGTTGATCATGCGCAGTGTCGTAGTCTTTCCGCTACCGCTCGTGCCCAGCAACACCAGTGTCTCCCCTTTGTTCACTTCAAAGGAAACATCCCTGACAGCCGGTTTGCCGTTATGGAAAGATTTGTTGACATGTTCAAGTTTTATCATGGTTGGGATTCATTGAGGATTTTAATCCGCATTTTGCGGAGCTGGCTACTTATCCAGTGTCATAAATAAATTGTTGATAGATTCTGCATATAACGGATGCGCAAAGATCATTTCTTTTAACTGTGTGACAGTCAGGCCTCCCAGCATGGCCATCTGTAACGTCGACATCACTTCTCCGCCTTCCGGCCCCAAGATAGCAACTCCCAGTAATTTATCCGTATTTGTATCTATCACTGCTTTCATAAATCCCTGGGTATTGCCTGTTTCAATTGCCCTCGCTACCCTCGTCATATCAAGACAGGCCACCTTCACCCTATATCCTGCGGCTTTCGCCTCTTTCTCTGTAAGCCCTACACGACCCAGTTGAGGGTCGGTGAACATGCAATAGGGAATGGGCCTGTCCTTAATGGAAACATTCTCCATATGGATCAGGTTTTTATACAGTACCAGGTGGTCGTTATATGAAATGTGCGTGAATGCGGGACCGCCTTTTACATCCCCCAATACATAGATGCCGGGAACATTTGTCTCCAGCTTATCATTCGCAGGTATGTATCCTCTTTCATCGAGAAGCAGGCCTGTTTTTTCAGGCTGCAGGGACTTCGACTGAGGGGTACGTCCTGCTGCCACCAGCAGATGAGAGCCTGTTATGGCATGTGTTTCTCCGTTGGAAGTGAGCTGTATTCTTATCACATCGCCGGTTTGTTCTACTTTCTGTACATTGGCACTACCATAGATGTTGACCCCTGAACTTTCCATGACCTTCTTTACAGCTACCGCTACATCCTCATCTTCATGTTGCAGCAATTGCTTGTTTTTGTCAATGATCGTTACCTGGCAACCCAGCCTGCGGAATAACTGGCCAAATTCCAGTCCTACATAACCACTGCCCAGCACTATAAGATGCGTAGGTAGCCTGGTCAGTTCCATGATGCTTGTATTCGTGAGATAGTTGACCGTGTCAAGACCGGGAATAGGAGGGATACTTGGTAAGGTACCCGTATTGATAAATATATGATCGGCAGCGATCTCTTCCTGGCCGCCGTCTTTGAGTTTCACAGACAAAGTCTTCTGGCCGCTGAATACGGCCTCTCCATAGATAATTGACAGGCCCTGTGTCTTTTCCATGCCTTTGGTAGCACCCTGCCGGAACGACTGTACCACCTCATTTTTCCTGGCAAGGATCTTCTCAAGGTCTATCTTGTAGTCGCTGACCGTAATACCCCATTGCTGGCTGTTAGCAATGATGTGGGCTGCGGCTCCGCAGGCGATCATTGATTTTGTGGGAGTGCAGCCATCATTGATACAGGTACCGCCGATCCATCTTTTCTCTACGATGGCAGTCTGCCAGCCGGCTTTGGCCAGCTTTTTTGCCAACGGAACACCACCCTGGCCGGAGCCAATGACAATTGCATCAAATTTCCTCATAACTGAACGTTTACAGGTTTTCTATTTTACTATCTCTACTCCTTTCCAGAAGGCAACATAGCCTTTGATGTTCTCCGCCGCTTTCATGGGATCCGGGTAATACCAGGCGGCATCTCTGTTTATCTTGCCTTTAATGTTAACATCATAGTAGGAGGCTTCTCCTTTCCATGGGCAGAAAGTATGTGTCTTTGAGGGGCTCAGCAGGTCCGTTTTAATTGATGATGGAGGAAAGTAATGATTGTTCTCGACTACTACAGTACTATCGCTTTCCGCAATGACCTCATTCTGCCAGATTGCTTTCATCTTGTTGTCGTTTAAAGTGTTAATAGTTGCAAGACCAAATATTATACCCGGGAAGGTATATCGCGATGTCAGAAGGTAGCACTTTTTTTTGAAATGGAATTTGTATGAATCATTTTCTTTTACTTACTTTGTATCTCAAAGTGACAGTTAAATTTGCAAACGGGCTACAGCCTGTTTTTTTAGCTCTTCATTCTTTGAAATTCAAAGTACTTTATTTTATGAGTAGACAAACTATACCTTTGAAAATTATAAGAAAGCGTTTTAAGGATAAGATCTATTGCACAGGATTAATTCTCCTGCTTATTACGCTGATTATCTACCTTATTCCCAACCAGCTGTCAAGACAGGAGACGCTTACCTGGTTCTTTCTGAATCATACCATTACAGTAGGCTACTTCCTGAGCCTGTGGTTCAGCGGCCGCCTGCGGCGGGGGCGGGAAGGATTACATCCCTTTTTTCTTTTCCTGTTGATGTTCCTGATCAGCGCATATGCTCTGAACCGTTTCTTCCCCGTCTTCGAAGCATCTGCTACCTGGTTTGCCGTGACAATCATCCTTTGTTCCCTTAACTACATAGCTTTTGCCTTTATTCGTGTTGCACCGGTTCCCGTCCGAATGGTGATGTTTTTCCTGTTAGGGATGTCGCTCTGTTGTTACCTGTACATGACAATTTATGTCTTACCTGTTACCGTGCTTGGGCTGCTGGCTTTCTTTTTCTTTGGAATTTCCCTGCATGCGCTGGTGCCCCTCCTGTTCTTTTTATATTCGATCCGCTTGTTTCGCCGTAGCCACGCCAGACAAAGGCCATATAAACTGGCCTTCTGGTCAGGGATTGGTATAACGGTACTGATCGTACTGGTATACACGGTGCTATGGAGAATGAATGTAGTGCAGATGAGTCGCGAATATAACCGCTGGAGCCATCAGATGAGCGACACCTATTTACCTGCCTGGCTACACGTTGCTGCTCATATTACACCTAACCCTATTACGGAGAAAGCCCTTAAGGCGGAAATGGTATATACTACCGCCAACAACTGGGAGCGCAATTTTTTAAATTTCGGTTCTTCATTTAACTGGGACGAAACCAGGAAACACGATCCCCTTGTCATGATCGCATCAACATTGTGCGGCTTTAGCGGAATGGCTGACGAAGATCGTATCCATATCCTGAAAGCTCTCTACGATTCCCGCTACCAGGCGGAAGAACGATTATGGTCCGGAGATGACCTGCAGACCACACATGTACAGACCTCCGCCCGTATCTGGCCGCGCCTGAGAGTGGCGTATACTGAAAAAACAGTGAGTGTAAAGAACAGCCTTGCCACAATGTGGGCCAATAG from Chitinophaga filiformis carries:
- a CDS encoding ABC transporter permease/substrate-binding protein translates to MEDQAGFPEFVQQQAGKLLEQTLQHIGLTFISLFIAVIIGVPLGILITRQKKLAGIVLGIAGVLQTIPSIALLGFMIPLLGIGAKPAIVALFLYALLPIIRNTYTGILQVDPVVVDAATGMGMSKRQLLYKVQLPLAMPVLLAGVRTATVINVGVATLAAYIAAGGLGEFIFGGIALNNTNMILAGAIPAALLAILFDWAIARLQKLKTGKVKTALYLLPFLLVVLSSFYLLPAAYGSSLVAGFTPEFMGRKDGNLGLKQVYGLNMRTVVISDMIMYKAAYEKTLDVISGSTTDGRVKAFDLQALTDDKHIFPPYYAAPIVRQETLDKYPELAPALNKLSGIINDSVMTELNYRVDHLKQDPAAVASAFLKAKGLLQPAKHGNKGTVVIGAKIFGDGYILANMYKLLVNGYTELEAITRTGLGGTKICFEALTNGQIDLYPEYSGTGLLVILQADKSVVETLISDKQKVFDYVSEEFMQRYHIRWLPPIGFNNTYALMMRRQQAADLHITSISDLKEYLLHH
- a CDS encoding ABC transporter ATP-binding protein, whose protein sequence is MIKLEHVNKSFHNGKPAVRDVSFEVNKGETLVLLGTSGSGKTTTLRMINRLLTPDSGQISVNGESVNTQQIESLRRNIGYVLQDNGLFPHYTVAENIGIVPALLKWDKKRIEERTRTLMEKLHLSVADHYHVYPQQLSGGQQQRVGLARALAADPPVLLMDEPFGALDPVTRTSVRREFRSLDEIHNKTVIMVTHDVQEAFELGNRICLMDKGAIQQTGTPAELLFKPANDFVSSFFREQRFLLELNALRLADISQWLNNAAPTEDHIPVLKGEDSCWNALQQMTTLSAPVSIAFEDKLVRVDTSELMQAFTQYKQTVSGHGRSSRLS
- a CDS encoding mercuric reductase, with the translated sequence MRKFDAIVIGSGQGGVPLAKKLAKAGWQTAIVEKRWIGGTCINDGCTPTKSMIACGAAAHIIANSQQWGITVSDYKIDLEKILARKNEVVQSFRQGATKGMEKTQGLSIIYGEAVFSGQKTLSVKLKDGGQEEIAADHIFINTGTLPSIPPIPGLDTVNYLTNTSIMELTRLPTHLIVLGSGYVGLEFGQLFRRLGCQVTIIDKNKQLLQHEDEDVAVAVKKVMESSGVNIYGSANVQKVEQTGDVIRIQLTSNGETHAITGSHLLVAAGRTPQSKSLQPEKTGLLLDERGYIPANDKLETNVPGIYVLGDVKGGPAFTHISYNDHLVLYKNLIHMENVSIKDRPIPYCMFTDPQLGRVGLTEKEAKAAGYRVKVACLDMTRVARAIETGNTQGFMKAVIDTNTDKLLGVAILGPEGGEVMSTLQMAMLGGLTVTQLKEMIFAHPLYAESINNLFMTLDK
- a CDS encoding DUF427 domain-containing protein; translation: MKAIWQNEVIAESDSTVVVENNHYFPPSSIKTDLLSPSKTHTFCPWKGEASYYDVNIKGKINRDAAWYYPDPMKAAENIKGYVAFWKGVEIVK